Proteins found in one Aspergillus chevalieri M1 DNA, chromosome 2, nearly complete sequence genomic segment:
- a CDS encoding anion exchange family protein (COG:P;~EggNog:ENOG410PFMV;~InterPro:IPR003020,IPR011531;~TransMembrane:11 (o113-133i145-171o191-212i224-245o257-274i294-311o343-362i383-405o466-490i522-542o548-569i);~go_component: GO:0016020 - membrane [Evidence IEA];~go_component: GO:0016021 - integral component of membrane [Evidence IEA];~go_function: GO:0005452 - inorganic anion exchanger activity [Evidence IEA];~go_process: GO:0006820 - anion transport [Evidence IEA]) has product MQDPAASPSPEHLSAPQGNFHTLSQEPAEPHSRKPWQSSRPQSSRMGRPQSQQQQSHPHAATPTAGATTNSSIKPPKWWKVHLFRGMIKDIKRRAPYYWSDWIDAWDYRVVPATVYMFFANILPALAFSLDMFEKTNQSYGVNEVLLASVLGAVVFSLAAAQPLVIVGVTGPITVFNYTVYDIIAPRGTPYLAFMCWIGIWSLIMHWILAITNACNGLTYVTRFSCDIFGFYVACIYLQKGIQVLTRQWGAVGETSAYLSIMVALLVLMSGWICGELGSSSLFQRYVRKFLEDYGTPLTIVFFTGFVHIGHMRDVNVATLPTGRAFYPTMERGWLVRFWDIDVGDVFLAIPFAVLLTILFYFDHNVSSLIAQGTEFPLRKPAGFHWDLWLLGLTTFVAGLLGIPFPNGLIPQAPFHTASLCVTRDLADKDDTNKGKAVRITDHVVEQRVSNFAQGLLTVGTMTGPLLIVLHLIPQGVMAGLFFIMGVQALQGNGITQKLIFLAQDRDLTPASNPLKRVERRLAIWVFVILELIGFGGTFAITQTIAAIGFPVIILFLIPVRAFLFPLWFTSEELSTLDAPTASPFTMESVGGTHCVDESADSGSNHDQGQSKAPSGEAAMMRRDRSSSGSAVEDDLERGEAYEMQPQPQQLSQSQSRGSVRTRRSTASGMEIQPSNY; this is encoded by the exons ATGCAGGATCCTGCAGCGTCACCATCCCCGGAGCATCTATCTGCACCTCAAGGAAACTTCCACACTCTGTCACAAGAACCAGCAGAACCCCATTCGCGAAAACCATGGCAATCCTCGCGTCCCCAGTCTTCTCGGATGGGGAGGCCCcagtcgcagcagcagcagtcgcACCCCCACGCCGCGACACCGACAGCAGGCGCAACAACAAATTCCTCCATCAAGCCGCCCAAATGGTGGAAAGTCCACCTTTTCCGTGGAATGATTAAAGATATCAAGCGACGCGCGCCGTACTATTGGAGCGATTGGATCGATGCATGGGATTATCGCGTCGTGCCGGCGACGGTTTACATGTTTTTTGCTAA TATATTGCCCGCCCTGGCGTTCTCGCTGGATATGTTTGAGAAAACGAATCAGAGTTATGGGGTGAATGAAGTGTTGTTGGCGAGTGTGCTGGGGGCGGTGGTGTTTTCGCTTGCTGCGGCGCAGCCGTTGGTTATTGTTGGTGTTACTG GTCCGATCACGGTGTTCAATTACACGGTTTATGATATCATCGCGCCGCGTGGGACGCCTTATTTGGCGTTCATGTGCTGGATTGGGAT ATGGTCATTAATCATGCACTGGATACTCGCCATCACCAATGCCTGCAACGGCCTGACCTACGTGACCCGTTTCTCCTGCGACATCTTTGGCTTCTACGTCGCCTGCATCTACCTCCAAAAAGGCATCCAGGTCCTAACCCGCCAATGGGGTGCAGTAGGCGAGACCTCAGCCTATCTAAGCATAATGGTAGCCCTCCTGGTTCTAATGAGCGGCTGGATTTGCGGCGAGCTCGGAAGTAGCAGTCTTTTCCAGCGTTATGTGCGCAAGTTCTTGGAGGATTATGGGACGCCGTTGACGATTGTGTTTTTCACGGGGTTTGTACATATTGGGCATATGAGGGATGTTAATGTTGCCACGTTGCCGACTGGGAGGGCGTTCTATCCTACGATGGAGCGCGGATGGTTGGTGAGATTCTGggatattgatgttggagatGTGTTTCTGGCGATTCCGTTTGCGGTGCTGCTGACGATTCTGTTTTATTTTGATCATAACG TGTCATCGCTCATCGCCCAAGGAACCGAATTCCCTCTCCGCAAACCTGCCGGTTTCCACTGGGATCTCTGGCTACTCGGCCTCACCACCTTTGTCGCAGGACTTCTGGGCATCCCCTTCCCCAATGGACTCATCCCGCAGGCGCCATTCCACACAGCTTCCCTCTGCGTCACCCGCGACTTAGCCGATAAAGACGACACAAACAAAGGCAAAGCCGTCCGCATCACAGACCACGTCGTCGAGCAGCGCGTCAGCAATTTTGCCCAGGGCCTATTGACAGTAGGCACGATGACTGGTCCGCTGTTGATTGTCTTGCACTTGATCCCGCAAGGCGTCATGGCAGgtcttttcttcatcatGGGCGTTCAGGCGCTGCAGGGTAATGGGATCACGCAGAAATTGATATTCCTCGCGCAAGACCGTGATCTCACCCCGGCTTCTAACCCGCTGAAACGAGTGGAACGCCGTCTCGCCATTTGGGTCTTTGTGATTCTAGAGCTAATCGGCTTCGGTGGAACCTTCGCCATCACCCAGACCATCGCCGCCATCGGCTTCCCggtcatcatcctctttctcatcCCTGTCCGCGCATTCCTATTCCCACTATGGTTTACCTCCGAGGAACTATCTACCCTCGACGCACCAACAGCCAGCCCCTTCACCATGGAAAGCGTTGGCGGAACGCATTGTGTGGATGAATCTGCAGACTCTGGATCCAATCATGATCAGGGCCAGTCAAAAGCACCCTCTGGCGAAGCGGCCATGATGCGCCGTGATCGCAGCTCATCGGGGTCGGCAGTAGAGGATGACTTAGAGAGGGGGGAGGCGTATGAGatgcagccgcagccgcagcagctgTCTCAGTCGCAGTCGAGGGGTTCGGTGAGGACTAGGCGGAGTACGGCGAGTGGGATGGAAATTCAGCCCTCTAACTATTGA
- the bbp gene encoding putative zinc knuckle transcription factor/splicing factor MSL5/ZFM1 (BUSCO:EOG09263MEM;~COG:A;~EggNog:ENOG410PFVG;~InterPro:IPR036612,IPR031150,IPR001878,IPR004087, IPR032570,IPR036875,IPR004088;~PFAM:PF16275,PF00013,PF00098;~go_function: GO:0003676 - nucleic acid binding [Evidence IEA];~go_function: GO:0003723 - RNA binding [Evidence IEA];~go_function: GO:0008270 - zinc ion binding [Evidence IEA];~go_function: GO:0045131 - pre-mRNA branch point binding [Evidence IEA];~go_process: GO:0000398 - mRNA splicing, via spliceosome [Evidence IEA]), giving the protein MAWRNQGITGSNNIPLGPRRRFGDEPQDDDSRTATPASIGDTSYKRGRSPVRAEAPADGVKKRKKRNRWGDAQENKAAGLMGLPTMIMANFTNEQLEAYTLHLRIEEISQKLRINDVVPADGDRSPSPPPQYDNFGRRVNTREYRYRKRLEDERHKLVDKAMKTIPNYHPPSDYRRPTKTQEKVYVPVNDYPEINFIGLLIGPRGNTLKKMETESLAKIAIRGKGSVKEGKGRSDAAHASNQEEDLHCLIMADTEEKVNKAKKLIHNVIETAASIPEGQNELKRNQLRELAALNGTLRDDENQACQNCGQIGHRKYDCPEQRNFTANIICRVCGNAGHMARDCPDRQRGSDWRNNGYSRGPRAIGAGDAVDREMEQLMHELSGGAPGEEAPRRIEAGPGHGYDDRDMKPWQQRGPPPSDVAPWQQRGRDNRSRDDYGSRDYGSQAPWAAQSRGGDYGYGAPGGGYGAPGVAPWQQQAPPPPPPGGQSGYGYGGYPAYAPGMAAPGAPGMGVPPPPPGMPSMYGTPPPPPPPADGPPPPPPSDQPPPPPPPA; this is encoded by the exons ATGGCCTGGCGCAACCAAGGAATTACAGGTTCTAACAACATCCCCCTAGGCCCCCGTCGTCGTTTTGGCGATGAGCCTCAGGATGATGACAGTCGCACTGCGACGCCCGCGTCCATCGGGGATACCAGCTACAAGCGAGGCAGGAGTCCTGTTCGAG CGGAAGCCCCTGCTGACGGCgtgaagaagcgcaagaagCGTAACCGTTGGGGTGATGCGCAGGAGAACAAGGCGGCCGGTCTAATGGGTCTTCCGACCATGATCATGGCCAACTTCACCAACGAACAGTTGGAGGCTTATACTCTGCATCTGCGGATCGAGGAGATCAGTCAGAAGCTGAGGATTAATGATGTCGTGCCGGCGGATGGTGATAG ATCgccctcccctcctccccaatACGATAATTTTGGAAGACGTGTAAACACTAGGGAATACCGTTACCGCAAGCGTCTTGAGGATGAGCGCCACAAACTGGTCGACAAGGCCATGAAGACCATTCCTAACTACCACCCGCCATCTGACTACAGACGTCCTACTAAGACCCAGGAGAAGGTCTACGTACCTGTGAATGATTATCCAGAGATTAACTTCA TTGGCTTACTTATAGGTCCTCGTGGTAACAccttgaagaagatggagaccGAATCCCTTGCCAAGATTGCTATTCGTGGCAAAGGCTCCGTTAAGGAAGGAAAGGGTCGATCTGACGCCGCTCACGCTAGCAACCAGGAAGAAGATCTTCACTGCTTGATTATGGCAGACACCGAGGAAAAGGTCAACAAGGCTAAGAAGTTGATTCACAACGTTATCGAGACG GCTGCCTCTATCCCTGAGGGTCAAAATGAGCTCAAGCGGAACCAGCTTCGAGAGCTCGCCGCCCTTAACGGTACTCTTCGTGACGATGAAAACCAGGCTTGTCAGAACT GTGGTCAAATCGGTCATCGCAAATATGACTGCCCTGAGCAGCGTAACTTCACCGCCAACATTATCTGTCGTGTCTGTGGTAACGCTGGTCACATGGCTCGTGACTGTCCTGACCGCCAGAGAGGCAGCGACTGGCGCAACAACGGTTACAGCCGCGGTCCTAGAGCTATTGGTGCTGGTGATGCCGTCGACCGGGAGATGGAGCAACTCATGCACGAACTCTCCGGTGGCGCGCCTGGTGAAGAGGCTCCTCGCCGTATTGAGGCCGGTCCTGGCCATGGCTACGATGACCGTGACATGAAGCCCTGGCAACAGCGTGGTCCTCCTCCCAGCGATGTCGCACCTTGGCAACAGAGAGGCCGGGACAACCGCTCGCGCGACGACTATGGCTCCCGGGACTATGGCAGCCAGGCCCCATGGGCCGCGCAGAGCCGCGGAGGCGACTATGGCTATGGTGCCCCTGGTGGCGGATACGGCGCTCCCGGAGTCGCTCCTTGGCAGCAGCAAGCTCCGCCCCCGCCGCCCCCTGGAGGCCAGTCTGGATACGGTTATGGTGGATACCCTGCCTATGCTCCTGGCATGGCCGCTCCTGGTGCTCCGGGAATGGGTgttcctcctccgccgcctggTATGCCTTCTATGTACGGcactcctccgccgccacctCCTCCCGCGGACGGTCCTCCGCCTCCG CCTCCTTCCGATCAGCCCCCaccgcctcctccgcctgCGTGA